The genomic window CGGTAGGGCAGGGCGCCACGGGCCGGGCGCAgggcccccgccgcgcggcgcTACCCTCCCTGTCTGCCCCGCAGAGCCCCACTTCGTGGCCTCGGCCTACGTGCAGGAGAGCGCGGCCAGCAGCACCGGCGACGACGACAAGGTTTACTTCTTCTTCAGCGAGCGGGCCGTGGAGTACGACTGCTACGCCGAGCAAGTGGTGGCCCGCGTGGCCCGGGTCTGCAAGGTACAGTGGGACGGGGATGCTCGGGCAGGGGCGGTGGGGCTGCCGCGGGCACCTGCCCTGACGCCCGTTGGGTGCCCAGGGGGACGTCGGCGGTGCCCGCACGCTGCAGAAGAAGTGGACGACCTTCCTCAAGGCGCGCCTGGTGTGCTCGGCGCCCGAGCAGCAGCTCCACTTCAACCGCCTCCAGGCCGTCTTCACCCTGCCCGGGGCCGACTGGCAGGACACCGCGTTCTTCGGGGTCTTCCGGGCCCGCTGGTGAGCGCGTGGGGTGTGGTGGGATGCGTCACCCTGGTGCTCGTGGGTCCCTGGGTTCCATCTGTCCCCAAAACCTGCCCGATCCCTGCAGGGGGGACGTGGACGTCTCGGCGATCTGCCGGTACCACATCCTGGAGGTGAAGAAAGCCTTTGAGGGGCCCTACAAGGAGTACCGGGAGCAGGCCCAGAAGTGGGGCCGGTACTCGGACGAGGTGCCGAGCCCCCGTCCCGGGGCGGTGAGTGCCAGAGGTGGCGGGGGAAAGGCCTGGAGGGTCCCGGCGCTGGCTCTGTGCCTGACCGTGCCCTCCGTCTCCCAGTGCATCACCAACTGGCACCGGCGGAACGGCTTCGCCAGCTCCTTGGAGCTGCCCGACAACACCCTCAACTTCGCCAAGAAGCACCCGCTGATGGACGAGCCCATCCTGCCCCACCGCGGGCGCCCGCTGCTGCTCAAGAAGGATGCTAACTTCACCCAGTTGGTGGTGGacagggtgcctgggctggaTGGCACCATCTACGAGGTGCTCTTCATCGGTACAGGTACGTGCTGTAGGGGACTGTGCGGGAGGATCTCTGGGGCTGGGGCCACCACTGATGACCACCGGTCTCATCCCGCAGGTGACGGGTGGGTGCACAAGGCGCTGAACCTGGGCGCCCACGTCCACCTCGTGGAGGAGCTGCAGGTCTTCGAGCCGGCCCAGCCCGTGGAGAGCTTGGTCCTGGCAGGCCGGAAGGTGAGTGGCGTCACGGAGAAGACAGGGCTGGTGGCCAGGGGGCTGGCGGTGGCCCTCACTGTCCCTCTCCACCCTTGCAGAAGCTGCTCTTCGCCGGCTCCCGTTTCCAGGTGGCCCAGCTGCCCCTGGCCGACTGCAGCCGCTACCAGTCGTGCACGGACTGCGTGCTGGCCCGCGACCCCTACTGCGCCTGGAGCCGCAACGCCAGCCTCTGCGTCCGCGCCGAGGGCCTCAACGGGTGAGGAGGAACCCATGGGTGCCCCAGGGCTGTGGTGCGGTGCTCCCGTAacctctgctgcctcctcccgcAGGTCCCAGCTGGTCCAGGACGTGCTGAGCTCCGACACTCGTGCCTGCACCCTGCCGCAGGTGGCCAAGCAAGGTGAGAGCCCATCGCCATCTCCCGTGGGTGGGAGCCCAGGGGTGGGAGCCGGCTCTGAGGTGTCTCCCCAGCTTGGTGGTGTCTCCCCATCCTGTGTGTCCCCCTGCCCGGTGCTGGTGGCTCCCGGCCTGACCACTCGCCTCTCCGGTAGGATCCGTCACCCCCAAGAACGTGACGGTGGTGGCCGGCACCGACCTGGTGCTGACGTGCCGCCTGGGCTCCAACCTGGCCCAGGCGCTGTGGACCTTCGAGGGCCGGGCGCTGGCGGCCGAGCAGACGCTGGTGCTGCGCGACGCCCGCCTGCGAGCCCTGGTGGTGCCGGGAGCCGGCGCCCAGCACAGCGGTACCTACCGCTGCTTCTCGGAGGAGCAAGGCGCCCGGGTGAGCAGCGAGGTCTACCGGGTGACGGTGCTggcgggcgccgggctgccgcTGGAGACGCGGGCGCCGCTGGAGAGCCTGGGGCTGGTGTGGGTGGTGGCCGTGTGCCTGGGCGCCCTGTGCCTGGTGCTGGCGCTGGCCGTGCTCTCGCTGTGGCGACGGCTGCGCGAGGAGCTGGGCAAAGGCGCCAAGGCCATCGAGAGCACCCTGGTGTACCCCATCGAGCTGCCCAAGGAGCCGCCGAGCCCCCGCTTCGCCCCCAGCGCCGCCTCCGATTCGGACGAGAAGCTCTGGGACCCGGCCAGCTACTACTACTCGGACGGCTCGCTGAAAATCGTGCCGGGCCACGCGTCGGCGTGCCGCAACGGCgtccccaccgccgccgccgccgccgccgtcgtcTCGCCGCCCAGCGGCATCCCCGGGCAGCCCCTGCACTCGCCCACCCGCATCCACCTGGGCCCCCTGCGCGGCTCCTCC from Rhea pennata isolate bPtePen1 chromosome 28, bPtePen1.pri, whole genome shotgun sequence includes these protein-coding regions:
- the SEMA4C gene encoding semaphorin-4C; protein product: MAPRLLPALASLLLALVPTAATAATAAAASWSAVPRKTVPYAELKDAAKRFSRGGVSHYLTLTLDEAEALLYVGAREAVFALATGTVELKAAISWEAPVDKKAECIQKGKNNQTDCFNYVRFLQSYNSSHLYACGTYAFQPKCAYIELSGFTLDQVTFEDGKGKCPYDPTKGHTGLIVDGELYSATFNNFLGTEPVILRNLGPHYSMKTEYLTSWLNEPHFVASAYVQESAASSTGDDDKVYFFFSERAVEYDCYAEQVVARVARVCKGDVGGARTLQKKWTTFLKARLVCSAPEQQLHFNRLQAVFTLPGADWQDTAFFGVFRARWGDVDVSAICRYHILEVKKAFEGPYKEYREQAQKWGRYSDEVPSPRPGACITNWHRRNGFASSLELPDNTLNFAKKHPLMDEPILPHRGRPLLLKKDANFTQLVVDRVPGLDGTIYEVLFIGTGDGWVHKALNLGAHVHLVEELQVFEPAQPVESLVLAGRKKLLFAGSRFQVAQLPLADCSRYQSCTDCVLARDPYCAWSRNASLCVRAEGLNGSQLVQDVLSSDTRACTLPQVAKQGSVTPKNVTVVAGTDLVLTCRLGSNLAQALWTFEGRALAAEQTLVLRDARLRALVVPGAGAQHSGTYRCFSEEQGARVSSEVYRVTVLAGAGLPLETRAPLESLGLVWVVAVCLGALCLVLALAVLSLWRRLREELGKGAKAIESTLVYPIELPKEPPSPRFAPSAASDSDEKLWDPASYYYSDGSLKIVPGHASACRNGVPTAAAAAAVVSPPSGIPGQPLHSPTRIHLGPLRGSSSNGYIRLALGADERPPCADLAEELRRKLQQRQALPDSNPEESSV